A genomic region of candidate division WOR-3 bacterium contains the following coding sequences:
- a CDS encoding M28 family peptidase yields the protein MGKYQFLKLSFIYGIIAVILWAKEPYDYLIEYCKFGSRAIGTEGHRNALNYIVKNLKNPEIDSFIVDGVWLYNLQQKFPAGEPLIGIAAHWDSDRNCPGANDGGSGVALLLKLADTLSKNPPELSVHLLFFDGEDVEKAELYGSTHFANKCLDQYSFVIIIDMVGDKDLQIYKEGHSTKFFPDLVDSLWQIAREAAPEIFLSNVKYYIIDDHMPLIKYGIRAVLIIDFDYPYWDTPFDTVDKCSKESLEKVYQFLLKIVYRNY from the coding sequence ATGGGCAAATATCAATTTTTAAAATTGTCATTTATTTATGGGATAATAGCGGTGATACTTTGGGCAAAAGAACCTTATGATTATTTAATTGAATATTGTAAATTTGGGAGCCGGGCCATCGGTACGGAAGGGCATAGGAATGCCTTGAATTACATCGTCAAAAACCTCAAAAATCCGGAAATAGACTCTTTTATCGTGGATGGTGTGTGGCTATATAATCTCCAACAAAAATTTCCGGCGGGTGAACCTCTTATCGGCATTGCTGCGCACTGGGATTCTGATCGCAACTGTCCTGGAGCTAACGATGGTGGTTCGGGTGTGGCATTACTTCTGAAACTTGCCGATACCCTCTCCAAAAATCCTCCGGAACTGAGTGTCCATCTGCTGTTTTTTGATGGCGAAGATGTGGAAAAGGCCGAGCTCTACGGTTCAACCCATTTTGCCAATAAATGTCTGGATCAGTATTCTTTTGTGATAATAATTGATATGGTTGGCGATAAAGATTTACAGATTTATAAAGAAGGACATTCTACAAAATTCTTCCCCGACTTAGTTGATTCGCTCTGGCAAATCGCCCGGGAAGCAGCGCCGGAGATTTTTCTTTCTAATGTAAAATACTACATCATTGATGACCACATGCCACTGATAAAATACGGAATAAGGGCGGTGCTTATTATTGATTTTGATTATCCTTACTGGGATACGCCCTTCGATACAGTGGATAAATGTAGTAAGGAAAGTTTAGAGAAAGTTTATCAATTCCTTTTGAAGATAGTTTATCGCAATTATTAA
- a CDS encoding YCF48-related protein — protein MKKFFIMYVTLTWGLFGISRWETRHYEPTDNGFLDAAAPDSMIGILCGVRDQVGGIIYKTTDGGNTWQEIRPWTINQCMFVFGMDFVNTSIGYLTAMGIIANLFPAAVVYKTTDGGNSWTNIYGLTFEFIGKMWDDVFFLDANTGWIAGANSDIRKTTNGGSSWTTQSAPVSGSLKSIYFINPNEGWIVGGDYDTINHQGINGLILHTTNGGTSWTAQVSNAMYQFYGVHFIDNLNGWVCGLRDSASPGIFFRTTDGGNNWVEVMGPSVSIGKYGLYAIEFVDNQNGFAVGGGNRAGWEGSHFSIFLKTTNSGNQWLVDTVIFDNSPWGCSPLGMDMFNSRWGYAGGTRLSAFRYTPLNVAVEEKRDIALNNQSSPTIFPSGKRIQFNLGNRERYNKIEIFDALGRKVFEKSDICSSVIELPKLVKGCYFIKFYPDRRESFTKKFVVF, from the coding sequence ATGAAAAAATTTTTTATAATGTACGTTACTCTCACATGGGGGCTCTTTGGCATATCAAGATGGGAAACACGCCATTATGAGCCAACAGATAATGGATTTCTGGATGCCGCAGCGCCTGATTCCATGATAGGTATTCTTTGTGGTGTGAGAGACCAGGTGGGAGGGATTATTTATAAAACGACGGATGGCGGTAATACCTGGCAGGAGATACGTCCCTGGACCATCAACCAGTGCATGTTTGTCTTCGGGATGGATTTTGTCAATACCAGTATCGGCTATCTTACAGCAATGGGAATAATAGCTAATCTCTTTCCCGCAGCAGTTGTTTACAAAACTACTGATGGCGGTAATTCCTGGACGAATATCTATGGTTTGACTTTTGAATTCATCGGTAAGATGTGGGATGATGTATTCTTCCTTGATGCGAATACCGGCTGGATTGCCGGTGCAAACAGCGATATTAGAAAAACAACCAACGGTGGTTCTTCCTGGACTACCCAGAGTGCACCAGTCTCCGGTTCTTTAAAAAGCATCTATTTTATCAATCCCAATGAGGGCTGGATTGTGGGTGGTGATTATGACACAATAAATCATCAGGGAATAAATGGATTGATTCTCCATACAACAAATGGTGGGACCAGCTGGACCGCACAAGTTTCAAATGCGATGTATCAATTTTATGGTGTCCATTTTATTGATAACCTCAATGGCTGGGTCTGCGGATTAAGGGATTCTGCATCACCCGGAATTTTCTTCAGAACAACCGATGGCGGAAACAATTGGGTTGAAGTAATGGGACCATCGGTATCCATTGGTAAATATGGCTTATATGCGATTGAATTTGTTGATAATCAGAATGGATTTGCCGTTGGCGGTGGTAATCGTGCCGGCTGGGAGGGAAGCCATTTTAGTATCTTCTTAAAAACGACCAACAGTGGAAATCAATGGCTTGTGGATACTGTGATATTTGATAACAGTCCCTGGGGTTGTTCACCATTGGGAATGGATATGTTCAATTCAAGATGGGGTTATGCAGGTGGCACAAGATTATCCGCATTCAGATATACGCCGTTGAATGTAGCGGTTGAGGAAAAGCGAGATATTGCATTGAATAATCAGAGTTCACCTACTATCTTCCCGTCAGGCAAAAGAATCCAATTTAACCTTGGAAACAGAGAGAGATATAATAAAATTGAAATCTTTGATGCCCTCGGTAGAAAAGTCTTTGAGAAAAGTGATATTTGCTCTTCGGTCATAGAACTTCCCAAATTAGTGAAAGGATGCTATTTTATTAAATTTTATCCTGATAGAAGAGAAAGCTTTACGAAAAAATTTGTAGTATTTTAA
- a CDS encoding polyprenyl synthetase family protein: protein MDINQYLTEKKQLVDAALKKYFSDRNQFFEVMYYSLDRGKRIRPILTIASYEANGGTNVEEIMSIACGLELIHTYSLIHDDLPAMDNDDYRRGKESAHKKFGEAMAVLSGDGLFAYAFELFTESEDHLKERYRVIKEVSLAVGPKGVVYGQVLDIQSHPEINPKMLRQIHLNKTAKFIALAIKAGAIMAQAPEARIRILEKGGVYLGILFQYTDDILDVTGKKEKLGKTPQKDILQEKLTAPRVYGLSGARFRAQRYACLAKNTFNQLGKNFEIFSALTDFVLNRSF from the coding sequence ATGGACATTAATCAATATCTTACCGAGAAGAAACAGTTGGTGGATGCGGCGCTGAAAAAATACTTCAGTGATCGTAACCAATTTTTTGAAGTTATGTATTACTCACTTGACCGGGGTAAGAGGATAAGACCCATCTTAACTATTGCCAGTTATGAGGCAAATGGAGGCACCAATGTTGAGGAGATAATGTCTATTGCCTGTGGTCTGGAATTGATTCATACCTACTCGCTTATCCATGATGACCTTCCCGCAATGGATAATGATGATTACCGCCGGGGTAAGGAATCTGCCCATAAAAAATTCGGTGAAGCAATGGCTGTGCTTTCTGGGGATGGATTATTTGCCTATGCTTTTGAATTGTTCACCGAGTCAGAAGACCATCTTAAAGAGCGCTATCGGGTGATAAAAGAAGTAAGCCTGGCGGTTGGGCCTAAGGGGGTAGTTTATGGCCAGGTGCTGGATATCCAATCCCATCCTGAAATCAATCCAAAGATGTTGCGTCAGATTCATCTTAATAAAACCGCTAAATTCATTGCGTTGGCGATAAAAGCTGGCGCAATTATGGCCCAAGCTCCTGAAGCACGCATAAGAATTCTGGAAAAAGGAGGAGTATATCTAGGGATATTATTTCAATATACCGACGATATTCTTGATGTAACCGGCAAAAAAGAAAAATTGGGCAAAACGCCCCAAAAGGATATTCTCCAAGAAAAACTCACTGCCCCAAGAGTTTATGGACTCTCTGGTGCTCGATTCCGTGCGCAAAGATATGCCTGCCTGGCAAAGAATACTTTTAACCAATTGGGCAAGAATTTTGAGATATTCAGTGCGCTCACGGATTTTGTCCTGAATCGGTCGTTTTAA
- the dxs gene encoding 1-deoxy-D-xylulose-5-phosphate synthase, translating into MALLEKINGPADLKKYPVEQLQVLAREIREEIIKTVSQNGGHLAPSLGVVELTLAIYRVFDAERDKIIWDVGHQTYAQKLITGRRDKFHTLRTYNGISGFPKREESKYDHFNTGHSSTSLSAAAGFAIARDLKGEDYHIISVIGDGSLGAGMAFEALNHIGQLKKDVIVVLNDNERSIGETVGALSQYLTKIITTRTYNRFRDDLWVFLGRFPPYIRDRARNLAKRIQEGMKGLYSPSVIFEELGFRYIGPLNGHQLGELIDTLSRVKEMHGPRLVHVVTKKGKGYKIAEEAPEKFHGIGPFDIATGEEKQKLNSYTKVFGDALVKFAEKNKKIVAITAGMCLGTGLKEFSLKFPERFFDVGICEQHAVTMAAALALEGYIPVCAIYSTFLQRAYDQVIHDVCLQKAPVIFAIDRAGLVGEDGPTHHGPFDLSFLSCIPHMVISAPKDGAELVALLKTAIEYREGPFAIRYPRTSCSLPESSDIQTVEIGKWEILHPGQEYAIIACGTMVKTGLETIKLLKKNRINPYLINARFVKPLDFEMLDTLIAKLKSVFVLEENSFIGGLGSAVANYLVNNKLPVKVHTIALPDRFIPHGSREVLLKVVGLDSETIADKIMKSL; encoded by the coding sequence ATGGCCCTCCTTGAAAAGATAAACGGACCTGCAGATTTAAAGAAATATCCGGTTGAGCAACTCCAGGTGCTTGCCCGGGAGATAAGAGAGGAAATCATAAAAACCGTATCTCAAAATGGAGGGCATCTGGCACCTTCACTCGGGGTTGTGGAATTGACGCTGGCAATTTATCGGGTTTTTGATGCCGAAAGAGATAAAATAATCTGGGATGTGGGACACCAGACCTATGCCCAGAAGTTGATCACGGGAAGAAGAGATAAATTCCACACCTTGCGCACATATAATGGGATTAGCGGATTTCCCAAACGCGAAGAGTCAAAATATGATCATTTCAATACCGGTCATTCTTCTACTTCGCTGTCGGCCGCTGCTGGTTTTGCCATTGCCCGGGATTTAAAAGGGGAAGATTATCATATCATCAGTGTTATCGGTGATGGTTCTCTGGGTGCAGGCATGGCATTTGAGGCTTTAAATCACATCGGACAATTGAAAAAGGATGTTATCGTTGTTTTAAATGACAACGAGCGTTCGATCGGGGAGACGGTGGGAGCATTATCTCAGTATCTGACGAAGATTATAACAACCCGCACTTATAACCGGTTCCGTGACGACCTTTGGGTTTTCTTAGGTAGATTTCCACCTTACATCCGTGATCGGGCTCGAAATCTTGCCAAAAGAATTCAGGAGGGTATGAAAGGTTTATATTCTCCATCGGTGATCTTTGAGGAACTTGGTTTTCGTTATATAGGACCTTTAAATGGTCATCAGTTGGGCGAATTGATTGATACATTGTCACGGGTTAAAGAGATGCACGGACCCAGGTTGGTCCATGTGGTGACCAAGAAGGGGAAGGGATATAAGATTGCCGAAGAAGCACCCGAAAAATTTCATGGCATTGGTCCATTTGATATTGCCACGGGCGAAGAAAAACAGAAACTCAATTCGTATACTAAAGTCTTTGGCGATGCCTTGGTGAAATTTGCGGAAAAGAACAAAAAAATTGTGGCGATTACCGCGGGGATGTGTTTGGGCACTGGTTTAAAAGAATTTTCATTAAAATTTCCGGAGCGGTTTTTTGATGTAGGTATCTGTGAACAACATGCGGTAACGATGGCTGCGGCACTGGCGCTTGAGGGCTATATTCCCGTTTGTGCAATATATTCGACTTTTCTCCAGCGGGCCTATGACCAGGTTATACATGATGTTTGCCTTCAAAAGGCGCCTGTGATATTTGCGATTGATCGGGCCGGACTGGTCGGTGAAGATGGTCCTACTCATCACGGTCCGTTTGACCTTTCTTTTCTAAGTTGTATACCCCATATGGTAATAAGTGCACCGAAAGATGGGGCAGAACTGGTCGCCCTGTTGAAGACCGCGATTGAGTATCGTGAAGGTCCTTTTGCCATTCGCTATCCCCGCACTTCGTGTTCCTTACCGGAGAGTTCAGATATCCAGACTGTGGAAATTGGAAAATGGGAAATTCTCCATCCGGGACAGGAATATGCCATTATTGCCTGCGGGACGATGGTCAAAACAGGTCTGGAGACAATAAAATTATTAAAGAAAAATAGAATAAATCCTTATCTCATCAATGCTCGTTTCGTTAAACCCCTTGATTTTGAAATGCTTGATACACTGATTGCAAAATTAAAGTCAGTTTTTGTTCTTGAAGAAAATTCTTTCATAGGTGGTTTAGGAAGTGCTGTGGCGAATTATCTGGTAAATAACAAATTGCCGGTTAAAGTCCACACCATTGCCCTGCCAGATCGTTTTATACCTCACGGATCAAGGGAAGTTTTACTCAAGGTGGTTGGGCTTGACAGTGAGACTATAGCAGATAAAATTATGAAATCGTTATGA
- a CDS encoding CocE/NonD family hydrolase translates to MKNKNIIFLCLFLLFSVSAFGYQTDSVGVPMRDGVRLGTDIYRPFWNNPILKAPALLQRTPYGRGWDDTYITLICDIMGYALVVQNLRGYGDSEGEPMVFWTDGWGDLQDGYDAVEWVANRNWCNGKVGMIGASAHGMTQYYAAGALPPHLVCCAPMVAAPNLYRDCAFTGGEFRKALVETWLHGVDTPWLIDTVCNYPNYCNRWSIVDLSQKYNVANYPMFHVEGWYDMYTDGVLEAFSELQKRFHNQKLFIGPWGHGDAWGTREQGDLVYPPNAEMDELSFIQMLLDWYDYWMKEGGGPIPPPKVKFYLMGDCDTQDTTNWNRWIEADTWPLPQVVYKKYYLRDNHLLDTLPPTTFAIDTFIYDPANPCTTYGGREFIGLTHGYGPIDQRPIENRSDVLIFSTPPLTSPLTVIGKLKFVLYAASDRYDTDWAIRVTDVYPDGRSILVTDNILMARHRHGFDREDSLIPNVPDTFNIDLWSTAQVFNTGHRLRVIISSSNYPRFEKNPNTGAPFRRDDPNFLVATQKVYRTPALPSHLLLPVLPSTVSLEELAKATIKTNNITTQTVARMLRINLRLCQTSAVEISVYNTLGRRIWNLRKSYPPGEYALTLPELPNGVYFISSRINDHQEVKKVVIIK, encoded by the coding sequence ATGAAAAATAAAAACATAATCTTTTTATGTCTGTTTTTGCTTTTCAGCGTATCGGCGTTTGGCTATCAGACCGATAGCGTTGGTGTACCGATGAGAGACGGCGTGAGATTGGGGACTGATATCTATCGTCCTTTCTGGAACAACCCGATACTGAAGGCACCGGCATTATTACAGAGAACCCCTTATGGAAGGGGCTGGGATGATACTTATATCACTTTGATCTGTGATATAATGGGTTATGCCCTTGTGGTTCAAAACCTACGGGGTTATGGTGATTCCGAAGGTGAACCGATGGTCTTCTGGACTGATGGCTGGGGGGATCTACAGGACGGCTATGATGCGGTGGAATGGGTGGCAAATAGAAACTGGTGTAATGGAAAGGTTGGAATGATCGGCGCCTCTGCCCATGGAATGACCCAATATTATGCAGCAGGCGCACTGCCTCCCCATCTTGTTTGCTGTGCACCGATGGTTGCGGCACCGAATCTTTATCGTGATTGTGCATTCACCGGTGGCGAATTCAGGAAGGCACTTGTTGAAACCTGGCTACACGGTGTTGATACACCCTGGCTTATTGATACGGTTTGTAATTATCCAAATTATTGTAACCGCTGGTCAATCGTCGATCTTTCTCAAAAATACAATGTCGCGAATTATCCAATGTTCCATGTTGAGGGCTGGTATGATATGTATACAGACGGTGTGCTTGAGGCGTTCAGCGAATTGCAGAAAAGATTTCATAACCAAAAATTGTTTATCGGACCCTGGGGGCATGGTGATGCCTGGGGAACAAGGGAACAGGGAGACTTGGTCTATCCACCGAATGCCGAAATGGATGAACTGAGTTTTATTCAGATGTTATTGGACTGGTATGATTACTGGATGAAAGAAGGAGGTGGTCCGATTCCGCCGCCTAAAGTCAAATTCTACCTAATGGGAGATTGTGATACCCAGGATACGACAAACTGGAACCGCTGGATTGAGGCTGACACCTGGCCCCTGCCCCAGGTTGTGTATAAAAAGTATTATCTCCGGGATAACCACCTGCTTGATACCCTACCCCCAACTACATTTGCGATTGATACCTTTATCTATGACCCGGCAAATCCCTGTACAACCTATGGTGGTAGAGAGTTCATCGGACTCACTCATGGTTACGGTCCGATCGACCAGAGACCAATTGAGAACCGGTCGGATGTTCTAATATTCTCAACACCGCCACTAACCTCGCCTTTGACCGTGATCGGTAAATTAAAATTCGTTCTCTATGCGGCTTCTGACCGCTATGATACTGACTGGGCGATAAGAGTTACTGATGTCTATCCTGATGGCAGGTCAATTTTGGTAACCGACAATATTCTAATGGCACGGCACAGACATGGATTCGATAGAGAGGATTCGTTAATTCCTAATGTACCTGACACATTCAATATTGACTTATGGAGCACTGCCCAGGTATTTAATACCGGACATCGCTTAAGGGTAATTATTTCTTCCTCTAATTATCCAAGATTTGAAAAAAATCCCAATACCGGCGCTCCTTTTAGAAGGGATGACCCCAATTTTCTGGTGGCTACCCAGAAAGTCTACCGGACACCCGCGCTTCCCTCTCATCTACTTTTACCGGTGTTGCCATCTACGGTTTCTCTCGAAGAACTGGCTAAAGCAACCATCAAGACAAACAATATCACCACCCAAACCGTAGCCCGGATGCTTAGAATCAATCTTAGACTTTGCCAAACTAGCGCGGTGGAAATTTCAGTTTATAATACTCTGGGACGGAGAATATGGAACCTGAGAAAATCTTATCCGCCTGGCGAATATGCACTA
- a CDS encoding S8 family serine peptidase — protein MWLVLLILVGFGLEARQENISPQLQEQLIKISNDTRIEVLVIINQPYPDNTLGDLTIKQKAEVFKSIARDSQKPIMEFLKRFPGEIDSVLQFWIVNGIYLRASVRVIKELARHPSVRLISHIPEVKPIPIIEESGTTSRTPEWNIQRIMADSCWYYGYTGDSIIVGMLDTGLDTTHPALRGGKLIKWRDFWHGIPYPYDDNGHGTACAGIICGGDGLGPFTDDIGVAPDVKLCVAMIGGNVSPIVALQWFATLKVDSGFDIRAINNAWGSSNQFDLTWWDICNTLKSLEILPVFSIGNAGPGSMTTNTPGNYPTVLGIGATNVNDTIVSFSSRGPAPDSVPWNDTTYWYRNDWNLTKPDLCAPGYSIRTAWLNQQYTTIHGTSLSCVHATGAVAILFEKNPNLSVTEIYNILLNNADRPAPGAPYPNNNYGWGRLNVWKALQATTGIHEQSKTKNMIISLNVLPNPFQNHCVIKFQIPSTKSQNPNGNVGQGFSLAIYDVSGRMVKDLSRLTVNGEQSTVVWDGSDDSDRKLPAGVYFVKFEYGGCIKIGKVIKLK, from the coding sequence ATGTGGTTAGTTCTATTAATACTTGTTGGATTTGGATTGGAAGCAAGACAGGAAAACATTTCACCACAACTACAAGAACAACTAATAAAGATTAGCAACGATACAAGAATTGAGGTTTTAGTTATTATCAATCAACCTTATCCTGACAATACACTTGGAGACCTGACCATAAAACAAAAGGCAGAAGTATTCAAGTCAATCGCCAGAGATAGCCAGAAGCCAATTATGGAGTTTTTGAAAAGATTTCCCGGGGAAATAGATTCTGTTTTGCAATTCTGGATTGTGAATGGGATATATTTAAGGGCGAGTGTGCGAGTTATAAAAGAACTTGCCCGTCATCCGTCGGTAAGATTGATATCCCATATCCCTGAAGTCAAACCAATTCCCATCATAGAAGAATCAGGAACAACATCGCGCACTCCTGAATGGAACATTCAGCGAATAATGGCGGATTCCTGCTGGTATTATGGATATACTGGCGATAGTATAATAGTCGGTATGCTTGATACTGGACTAGATACAACCCATCCCGCATTGCGGGGCGGTAAGTTGATAAAATGGCGGGATTTTTGGCATGGTATCCCATATCCATACGATGACAATGGTCATGGCACAGCCTGTGCTGGTATTATATGTGGTGGTGATGGATTGGGTCCGTTTACCGATGATATCGGTGTAGCCCCAGATGTAAAATTATGTGTTGCAATGATCGGAGGTAATGTTAGCCCAATTGTTGCATTACAGTGGTTCGCTACTTTAAAAGTGGATTCCGGTTTTGATATTAGGGCAATTAACAATGCCTGGGGGAGTTCAAATCAATTTGACCTCACTTGGTGGGATATCTGTAATACCCTGAAATCACTTGAAATTTTGCCAGTCTTTTCAATTGGAAATGCCGGTCCTGGTTCAATGACTACAAATACTCCAGGCAACTATCCAACGGTGCTGGGCATCGGGGCAACGAATGTCAATGATACAATCGTATCGTTTTCTTCGCGTGGTCCAGCACCTGATAGTGTCCCTTGGAATGATACTACATACTGGTATCGGAATGACTGGAATTTGACCAAACCGGATTTGTGCGCACCTGGTTATAGTATAAGAACTGCCTGGCTCAATCAGCAATACACAACAATCCATGGAACTTCATTATCCTGTGTCCATGCCACCGGTGCTGTAGCAATACTTTTTGAGAAGAATCCAAATCTTTCAGTTACTGAGATTTATAATATTCTGCTCAATAATGCAGATAGACCTGCTCCTGGTGCACCATATCCGAATAATAATTATGGTTGGGGAAGGTTGAATGTCTGGAAGGCATTACAGGCAACGACCGGTATCCATGAACAAAGCAAGACGAAAAATATGATAATCTCGCTCAACGTATTACCGAATCCATTCCAGAATCACTGTGTTATTAAATTTCAAATCCCAAGCACCAAATCCCAAAATCCAAACGGAAATGTCGGGCAAGGCTTCAGCCTTGCGATATACGATGTAAGCGGTAGAATGGTTAAAGATCTTTCTCGGTTAACGGTAAACGGTGAACAGTCAACGGTTGTGTGGGACGGTTCTGATGATTCGGATCGCAAATTACCTGCGGGCGTTTATTTTGTTAAGTTTGAGTATGGGGGATGCATAAAGATAGGAAAGGTTATCAAGTTGAAATAA
- a CDS encoding FlgD immunoglobulin-like domain containing protein, giving the protein MAKKYLVILVGVVMIVLFFTSPVWSQIIYTIQSPGSEAWKNPSDSRAPPQLKPGNPGYQPATPEEKNAIAFFDTLWWITYNPDTTRFVTQLYRFRINEPINKIARMTFRWYGHRAGTYHPVAQLFIYDTRGDSSHWFYSPAISGDTDTLLSWVCTASDTIDWIINDSSYTFLAAEAYKGSCPLLFSWNGKEYEFVGDVIASANLGLWVDRIAGFNIYMPIDPDEYLKIPSHQIKTKDNGIISIKLNEMKPEVSYIDQVKLLAVDHPEGVAIYPNEAAIFPPPPFKIFATIEKKLPIAARTVDGKDVLNYIKETDRNYVPFSFNDPLIIEFDLGELMNPAKAVLFLNGSTRFSDDDVYDYVSLRYRLKQRGRTIKFPKVEVIGKDGRWKKIGYCGYPAGTSKTMVFPLYDKKGRSIFLTDDHRLRITFDEVVYVDKVWIEENTHTDYAIFEVPLKYADLHYYGYGAYYSKDGKYPGEYHYHQLVDNDFPAVFGNATKYGDVQPLLKGVDDCFVIMHHGDEIDLGFDASSLPSLKPGWTRDYIIYVYGYYKEALPGRAYAYSIEPLPFKGMAGVLVGNGMCWYPYDKIPGLIGAIIARIVAKSKWDFPLSFKEIWDIVLAFIKGDVKRHYPDDSIHVAYLKEWNKRKINEYYPEWYTDLPHKNLEKVPLLPADSQWIAHVLAYRQSKSACHHSLYSNYVELQVDTIGYFVEEKNTENKKNIQISLGPNPFRDRIQIDISLQFKTDIECEIRNALGQSVRRLFSGPLREKNTTLNWDGLDQDGNLLPSGIYFFVLKGSKIGEIKKKIIKIE; this is encoded by the coding sequence ATGGCCAAAAAATATCTTGTTATCCTTGTAGGGGTGGTAATGATTGTGTTATTTTTTACCTCCCCAGTCTGGAGTCAGATTATCTATACAATCCAGAGCCCTGGAAGTGAGGCATGGAAGAATCCCTCAGACAGCCGGGCACCGCCTCAACTAAAACCTGGGAACCCTGGTTATCAACCTGCAACTCCAGAAGAAAAAAATGCAATCGCTTTTTTTGATACATTGTGGTGGATTACATATAATCCAGATACCACAAGATTTGTGACCCAATTGTATCGTTTTAGAATAAATGAACCTATTAATAAAATTGCCCGGATGACCTTCAGATGGTATGGCCATAGGGCTGGTACATACCATCCTGTTGCTCAATTATTTATTTATGATACAAGGGGAGATAGTTCTCACTGGTTCTATAGCCCGGCGATCAGTGGAGATACTGACACATTGTTATCCTGGGTTTGTACTGCGAGTGATACCATTGACTGGATTATAAATGATAGTTCCTATACCTTCTTGGCAGCTGAGGCTTATAAAGGTTCATGTCCTTTGCTCTTTTCCTGGAATGGTAAGGAATATGAATTTGTTGGTGATGTGATCGCCAGTGCCAATCTGGGATTATGGGTAGATAGAATAGCCGGGTTTAATATTTATATGCCCATCGACCCTGATGAATATCTTAAGATTCCTTCCCATCAGATCAAGACGAAAGATAATGGAATTATTTCTATTAAACTGAATGAGATGAAACCTGAGGTTTCATATATTGACCAGGTCAAACTCCTGGCGGTTGACCATCCTGAAGGGGTGGCTATTTATCCTAATGAAGCTGCAATCTTTCCACCACCTCCATTCAAAATTTTTGCAACCATTGAGAAGAAATTGCCGATTGCCGCGCGCACGGTTGATGGAAAGGATGTGTTAAATTATATAAAAGAAACTGACCGAAACTATGTGCCTTTTTCTTTCAATGATCCTTTAATAATTGAGTTTGACCTTGGTGAGTTAATGAATCCAGCAAAGGCAGTCTTATTCCTCAATGGTTCCACACGGTTTTCTGACGATGATGTCTATGACTATGTGAGTTTGCGTTACCGCTTGAAACAAAGAGGGAGGACTATCAAATTCCCTAAGGTTGAGGTGATTGGCAAGGATGGACGCTGGAAAAAAATCGGGTATTGTGGTTATCCTGCAGGGACGAGTAAGACGATGGTCTTTCCACTCTATGATAAAAAAGGGAGGTCAATCTTTCTGACTGATGACCATCGTTTGCGGATTACATTTGATGAGGTCGTCTATGTGGATAAGGTCTGGATAGAAGAAAATACCCACACTGATTATGCAATATTTGAGGTGCCATTAAAATATGCAGACTTGCATTACTATGGTTATGGTGCCTACTATTCTAAAGATGGTAAATATCCTGGTGAGTATCATTATCATCAACTTGTTGATAATGATTTCCCTGCGGTTTTTGGAAATGCAACAAAATATGGTGATGTCCAGCCGTTATTAAAAGGAGTTGATGATTGTTTTGTAATTATGCATCATGGGGATGAGATTGATTTAGGTTTTGATGCCAGTTCATTGCCTTCCTTAAAACCTGGCTGGACAAGGGATTATATTATTTATGTTTATGGTTACTATAAAGAAGCATTACCTGGTCGGGCTTATGCCTATTCAATAGAGCCCTTGCCTTTTAAAGGGATGGCAGGTGTGCTTGTGGGCAATGGTATGTGCTGGTATCCTTATGATAAAATACCGGGTTTGATTGGGGCTATCATTGCGCGGATTGTAGCAAAGTCTAAATGGGATTTCCCGTTGTCTTTTAAAGAAATCTGGGATATTGTTCTGGCTTTCATAAAAGGGGATGTAAAAAGACATTATCCTGATGATTCAATCCATGTTGCTTATCTGAAAGAATGGAATAAAAGAAAGATAAATGAATATTATCCTGAATGGTATACTGATTTGCCACATAAGAATCTTGAAAAAGTACCGTTATTGCCAGCTGATTCACAGTGGATTGCACATGTGCTTGCTTATCGTCAAAGTAAATCGGCTTGTCATCATTCGCTTTATTCCAATTATGTGGAATTACAGGTTGATACGATTGGGTATTTTGTAGAAGAAAAAAATACCGAAAATAAAAAGAATATCCAGATATCATTAGGACCAAATCCATTTCGCGACCGAATTCAAATTGACATAAGTCTTCAATTTAAGACAGACATTGAATGTGAAATTAGAAATGCATTAGGGCAATCTGTTCGGCGGTTATTTTCTGGTCCATTGAGAGAGAAAAATACAACCCTAAACTGGGATGGATTAGACCAGGATGGCAATCTTCTGCCATCTGGCATTTACTTTTTTGTATTAAAAGGAAGTAAAATAGGAGAAATTAAGAAAAAAATAATAAAGATTGAATAG